In one window of Rathayibacter caricis DSM 15933 DNA:
- a CDS encoding TetR/AcrR family transcriptional regulator yields the protein MPADPTEKTARTTAAPTRARGRERASHSLDTVLAEAIAILDESGEPALTFRALAARLGGGVASIYWYVASRDELLDLATEEVMGRVLEDSEPLTHGPDPVANLRALALALFDEFVRRPWFGQFMLRNNGLQPNSMAMHERIGQQLMRLDLTPRQRFHAASSIVSYVVGVAIDLAQPPPKEFLESRLGRLEFLAQFADRWRALDPEAFPFAHQVADEMATHDDLDVFRSGLDLLLDGLRLQAGLGPSC from the coding sequence ATGCCTGCAGATCCGACCGAGAAGACCGCGCGAACCACAGCGGCACCCACCCGTGCGCGGGGGCGCGAGCGGGCGTCGCACTCGCTCGACACGGTGCTCGCCGAGGCGATCGCGATCCTCGACGAATCGGGGGAGCCGGCGCTGACCTTCCGGGCGCTGGCGGCGCGGCTCGGCGGAGGAGTGGCGAGCATCTACTGGTACGTGGCGAGCCGCGACGAGCTGCTCGACCTGGCGACCGAGGAGGTGATGGGCCGGGTCCTCGAGGACAGCGAGCCGCTCACCCACGGACCCGATCCCGTGGCGAACCTGCGCGCCCTGGCCCTCGCGCTCTTCGACGAGTTCGTCCGTCGGCCGTGGTTCGGCCAGTTCATGCTCCGCAACAACGGGCTGCAGCCCAACTCGATGGCGATGCACGAGCGGATCGGCCAGCAGCTGATGCGGCTGGACCTGACGCCCCGGCAGCGCTTCCACGCGGCGTCGTCGATCGTGAGCTACGTCGTGGGTGTCGCGATCGACCTCGCGCAGCCGCCGCCGAAGGAGTTCCTCGAGAGCAGACTCGGCCGACTGGAGTTCCTGGCGCAGTTCGCCGACCGCTGGCGCGCACTCGACCCCGAGGCGTTCCCGTTCGCGCACCAGGTCGCGGACGAGATGGCCACGCACGACGACCTCGACGTGTTCCGCTCCGGGCTCGACCTGCTGCTCGACGGACTCCGGCTGCAGGCCGGCCTCGGGCCGTCGTGCTGA
- a CDS encoding MFS transporter has product MSTLVATPTTPPAYTSLRAAALPLAALCLAFFVEMVDNTLLSIALPTIGRSLDSGTAGLQWVTGAYSLTFGGLLLIAGSAADRFGRRRVLLSGLAAFGLISLAVVLVADIGQLIALRALLGGAAAAMAPVTMSLIFRLFDDARLRMRSITIVMIVGMSGFVLGPILGGSVLSHLSWQWLLIVNAPIALLAWIGVRVGVQADRRADLTSERLDLPGAALTVTAIGLGCYTLTSGVQDGWLSLATLACALGTVAAIVGFVLRERRAASPMIDLALLGTGPVRGAALTQLAASIAFASVLFGLILHFQYAYGWSPMQAGIANLPIIVTMIAATPIAERLASHLGHRLACLVGTALLVGSLLGMAWAVDHGYLAIAAMMVLLTIGLRTIMTICAVALIEAMDENRTSIGAALNDTSQEVGTSIGTAVVGTLIAALVTTTLPSGAWSSDLVQTFFAGERIAYLAVAVLVGLIATIGSLSLTDSRVTEEPAPSEAPRTAE; this is encoded by the coding sequence ATGAGCACGCTCGTCGCCACGCCCACCACGCCCCCCGCGTACACCTCGCTGCGCGCCGCAGCGCTCCCGCTTGCGGCGCTCTGCCTGGCCTTCTTCGTCGAGATGGTCGACAACACGCTGCTCTCCATCGCCCTGCCCACGATCGGCCGATCGCTCGACAGCGGCACGGCCGGGCTGCAGTGGGTGACGGGCGCCTACTCCCTCACCTTCGGCGGCCTGCTGCTGATCGCCGGCTCGGCCGCCGACCGGTTCGGCCGCCGCCGAGTGCTGCTGAGCGGCCTCGCGGCCTTCGGCCTGATCAGCCTCGCCGTCGTCCTCGTCGCCGACATCGGCCAGCTCATCGCGCTGCGGGCGCTGCTCGGCGGCGCCGCTGCAGCCATGGCCCCGGTCACGATGTCGCTGATCTTCCGCCTCTTCGACGACGCGAGACTGCGCATGCGCTCGATCACGATCGTGATGATCGTCGGCATGTCCGGATTCGTCCTGGGCCCGATCCTGGGCGGCTCGGTCCTCAGCCACCTCAGCTGGCAGTGGCTCCTGATCGTCAACGCGCCGATCGCCCTCCTCGCCTGGATCGGCGTCCGCGTCGGCGTGCAGGCCGACCGGCGCGCGGATCTCACCTCCGAGCGGCTCGACCTCCCCGGCGCCGCCCTCACCGTCACGGCCATCGGACTCGGCTGCTACACCCTCACCAGCGGCGTGCAGGACGGCTGGCTCTCGCTCGCGACCCTCGCCTGCGCCCTCGGCACGGTCGCCGCGATCGTCGGCTTCGTCCTCCGGGAGCGGCGCGCAGCCTCGCCGATGATCGACCTCGCACTCCTGGGCACCGGACCGGTCCGAGGCGCGGCGCTCACGCAGCTCGCGGCCTCGATCGCCTTCGCCAGCGTCCTGTTCGGCCTGATCCTGCACTTCCAGTACGCGTACGGATGGAGCCCGATGCAGGCCGGCATCGCGAACCTGCCGATCATCGTCACCATGATCGCCGCGACGCCGATCGCCGAGCGGCTCGCGTCGCACCTAGGCCACCGCCTCGCCTGCCTCGTCGGCACGGCCCTGCTCGTCGGCTCGCTTCTGGGCATGGCCTGGGCGGTGGACCACGGCTACCTCGCGATCGCCGCGATGATGGTCCTCCTGACGATCGGCCTGCGGACGATCATGACCATCTGCGCGGTCGCCCTCATCGAGGCGATGGACGAGAACCGCACCTCCATCGGCGCCGCGCTCAACGACACCTCCCAGGAGGTCGGCACCAGCATCGGCACGGCCGTCGTCGGCACCCTCATCGCCGCGCTGGTCACGACGACGCTCCCGTCCGGCGCCTGGAGCTCCGACCTCGTCCAGACCTTCTTCGCCGGCGAGCGGATCGCGTACCTGGCCGTCGCCGTCCTCGTCGGCCTGATCGCGACGATCGGCTCGCTCTCCCTCACCGACTCGCGAGTCACGGAGGAGCCCGCGCCGTCCGAGGCCCCCCGCACCGCTGAATGA
- a CDS encoding beta-L-arabinofuranosidase domain-containing protein, with protein sequence MTTRRRTPIAVAAVMALAAGLLSVGAPANAAPSTSLDAKKVLELPFDGSLTDTSGRSTPTSMQKGTAGYAAGLSGQAFAFDGSNAVSLGTSAALQPADLTVSFWYNPSVAMTGEQVFTWNKTAYNSDGWYLTSEGDGTPLALSIGPSTGQPYKVAVESPRASFFPTNTWTHVVATYDKATKQVAFYRNGVKQPSAVKTAPSTSASGVLGSEGTSTKTIGFNGPQYNGAHLRGLLDEYVLYNGVATTTDVVTLTKAGNPSFDAAAVAKSDLDAVALPSSTVLDFPVPTTGAKGSTFSWTSSDPARIAIDGGNAAVTPPTGSTPSSVTLTGSASYGGSVPVTKTFTVQVLPEGLESSIYLLEAGLSDVDVEDPYLENGEKQTVEYLLSLDPERFLYSFYREAGLAPTTASGYGGWERDTNVRFQGHFFGHYVSALSQAYSTAEDPTTKATLLAKLTASVDGLKRVQDAYALKNPTDAGYVSPFPVSYLPSGADGLLVPFYNLHKVLAGLLDAQKYAPRDVSAKALTVADGFGTWIRNWGGRQADPTLLLRTEYGGMNEALYKLFEITGKSEHKRAAEYFDERALFERLANNEDVLNGLHANTTIPKLIGALKRYTVFTDDPALYATLTDAEKADLGMYRRAAENFFRMVDETHTYANGGNSESEHFHAPGTLYQYATSGRTTGYGENSTSEGCNIYNMLKLSRALFQVTKDVKYVDFYEDAYINGILASQNPDTGMVTYFQPQTAGYAKVFGKEQDEFWCDHGSGIESFTKLGDSIYFEGERTVYVNLFRSSVLSSQASNLKLTQTADIPDTDTATYSIAGLDGGAVAEGTTVRLRIPAWVDGTPTLTVNGAPRSIASITEGGYVVVPVAAGDTLTWKLPAKVTVSAETENANFAAFKYGPVLLATELNRNNVEASYPAGVLVQMGVADKSVNSSVTVADANAWKAGIRDNLVRLPDAVNNNGLETMRFGMKNVDAASAARVFEPYYSLYDARYATYLTLIAPDSPEAQALILKEKQQLRTEETTIDSLTSFDNNNSEADKNYKYNRSSVGTWRGEGYRDGERSPEAWFQYDMIVDPTLPKNYLGVRYYGGDAGRTFDVLLNGVKLKTEVVSGAAGSTNWYIQYDEIPKAVLDGIVAKDSYKRDQTGNYVLDAKGQKVPVVTVRFQGINTTSNVGGVFGVYTTESTSFGTNAELAKMTSDVGTLAPALATGVRDYTLTVPASTTSVSLDLDPAVASGLVRVDGVLIDDTELRTVRLAATGTTNVVITSAAQDHTTTATYRLAIVKATAPALKTTVTTSSRCVTGKVVLTVTARNDSSVTTGLTIGSPFGSKAFTGVAPGKTVTHAFTTRATSIAAGSVTVTATGTVNGSPVTAATPATYTARTC encoded by the coding sequence ATGACGACCAGACGACGGACCCCGATCGCAGTCGCGGCGGTGATGGCGCTCGCGGCAGGACTCCTGTCGGTCGGAGCGCCCGCGAACGCCGCTCCGAGCACCTCGCTCGATGCGAAGAAGGTGCTCGAACTGCCCTTCGACGGCAGCCTGACCGACACCAGCGGCCGCAGCACCCCCACGAGCATGCAGAAGGGCACCGCGGGCTACGCCGCAGGCCTCTCGGGCCAGGCCTTCGCCTTCGACGGCTCCAACGCCGTGAGCCTGGGCACCTCGGCCGCGCTCCAGCCCGCCGACCTCACCGTCTCGTTCTGGTACAACCCGAGCGTCGCCATGACCGGCGAGCAGGTCTTCACCTGGAACAAGACGGCCTACAACTCCGACGGCTGGTACCTCACCTCCGAGGGCGACGGCACTCCGCTGGCGCTCTCGATCGGGCCGTCGACCGGTCAGCCCTACAAGGTCGCCGTCGAGTCCCCGCGCGCCTCCTTCTTCCCGACGAACACCTGGACCCACGTCGTCGCCACCTACGACAAGGCCACCAAGCAGGTCGCCTTCTACCGCAACGGCGTCAAGCAGCCCAGCGCGGTCAAGACCGCGCCGTCCACCTCCGCGTCCGGCGTCCTCGGCTCCGAGGGCACGTCGACCAAGACCATCGGCTTCAACGGCCCGCAGTACAACGGCGCGCACCTGCGCGGCCTGCTCGACGAGTACGTCCTCTACAACGGAGTCGCGACCACGACCGACGTCGTGACGCTCACCAAGGCGGGGAACCCCTCCTTCGACGCCGCAGCGGTCGCGAAGAGCGACCTCGACGCGGTCGCTCTGCCCTCGAGCACCGTCCTCGACTTCCCGGTGCCGACCACCGGAGCCAAGGGCTCCACGTTCTCGTGGACCTCCTCCGACCCCGCGCGGATCGCGATCGACGGCGGCAACGCGGCCGTCACTCCGCCCACCGGCTCCACCCCCTCCTCCGTGACCCTCACCGGCTCGGCGAGCTACGGTGGCAGCGTGCCGGTGACGAAGACCTTCACGGTCCAGGTCCTCCCCGAGGGTCTCGAGAGCTCGATCTACCTGCTCGAGGCCGGTCTCTCCGACGTCGACGTCGAGGACCCGTACCTCGAGAACGGCGAGAAGCAGACCGTCGAGTACCTGCTCAGCCTCGACCCCGAGCGCTTCCTCTACTCCTTCTACCGCGAGGCGGGCCTCGCGCCCACGACGGCCAGCGGGTACGGCGGATGGGAGCGCGACACCAACGTCCGCTTCCAGGGCCACTTCTTCGGCCACTACGTCTCGGCCCTCTCGCAGGCCTACTCCACCGCCGAGGACCCGACCACGAAGGCGACCCTGCTCGCCAAGCTGACCGCCTCGGTGGACGGCCTCAAGCGGGTCCAGGATGCCTACGCGCTCAAGAACCCGACGGACGCGGGCTACGTCTCGCCGTTCCCCGTCTCGTACCTCCCCTCGGGAGCCGACGGACTGCTCGTGCCGTTCTACAACCTGCACAAGGTGCTCGCGGGCCTCCTCGACGCCCAGAAGTACGCCCCCCGCGACGTGTCGGCCAAGGCCCTCACGGTCGCCGACGGCTTCGGCACCTGGATCCGCAACTGGGGCGGCCGCCAGGCCGACCCGACGCTGCTCCTGCGCACCGAGTACGGCGGAATGAACGAGGCGCTCTACAAGCTCTTCGAGATCACCGGCAAGTCCGAGCACAAGCGCGCGGCCGAGTACTTCGACGAGCGGGCCCTGTTCGAGCGCCTCGCGAACAACGAGGACGTGCTCAACGGACTCCACGCGAACACGACGATCCCCAAGCTGATCGGCGCGCTCAAGCGCTACACGGTGTTCACGGACGACCCGGCTCTGTACGCCACGCTGACCGACGCCGAGAAGGCGGACCTCGGCATGTACCGCCGAGCGGCCGAGAACTTCTTCCGCATGGTCGACGAGACGCACACCTACGCCAACGGCGGCAACAGCGAGTCCGAGCACTTCCACGCTCCCGGCACGCTCTACCAGTACGCGACGAGCGGCCGCACCACCGGATACGGCGAGAACTCGACGTCCGAGGGCTGCAACATCTACAACATGCTGAAGCTCTCCCGGGCGCTGTTCCAGGTGACGAAGGACGTGAAGTACGTCGACTTCTACGAGGACGCGTACATCAACGGCATCCTCGCCTCGCAGAACCCCGACACCGGCATGGTCACCTACTTCCAGCCCCAGACCGCCGGCTACGCCAAGGTCTTCGGCAAGGAGCAGGACGAGTTCTGGTGCGACCACGGATCGGGCATCGAGAGCTTCACGAAGCTCGGCGACTCGATCTACTTCGAGGGCGAGCGCACGGTCTACGTGAACCTGTTCCGCTCCTCGGTGCTCAGCTCGCAGGCGTCGAACCTGAAGCTCACGCAGACGGCCGACATCCCCGACACCGACACCGCGACCTACTCGATCGCCGGACTCGACGGCGGCGCCGTCGCCGAGGGGACGACCGTCCGCCTCCGCATCCCCGCCTGGGTCGACGGAACGCCGACCCTCACCGTGAACGGGGCGCCGCGCAGCATCGCCTCGATCACCGAGGGCGGCTACGTCGTCGTCCCCGTCGCGGCCGGTGACACCCTCACCTGGAAGCTCCCGGCGAAGGTCACCGTCTCGGCCGAGACCGAGAACGCGAACTTCGCGGCCTTCAAGTACGGACCCGTGCTGCTCGCGACCGAGCTCAACCGGAACAACGTCGAGGCGTCCTACCCCGCGGGCGTGCTCGTGCAGATGGGCGTCGCCGACAAGTCCGTCAACTCCAGCGTGACCGTCGCCGACGCGAACGCCTGGAAGGCCGGCATCCGGGACAACCTGGTGCGCCTGCCCGACGCGGTGAACAACAACGGCCTGGAGACCATGCGGTTCGGGATGAAGAACGTCGACGCCGCCTCCGCGGCCCGCGTCTTCGAGCCGTACTACAGCCTCTACGACGCCCGGTACGCGACCTACCTGACGCTGATCGCCCCCGACTCCCCGGAGGCGCAGGCGCTGATCCTCAAGGAGAAGCAGCAGCTGCGCACCGAGGAGACGACGATCGACTCGCTCACCTCGTTCGACAACAACAACAGCGAGGCCGACAAGAACTACAAGTACAACCGGTCGAGCGTCGGGACCTGGCGGGGAGAGGGCTACCGCGACGGTGAGCGCTCGCCCGAGGCGTGGTTCCAGTACGACATGATCGTCGACCCGACGCTGCCGAAGAACTACCTCGGCGTCCGCTACTACGGCGGCGACGCGGGACGCACCTTCGACGTCCTCCTCAACGGCGTGAAGCTCAAGACCGAGGTGGTCTCGGGTGCGGCCGGATCGACGAACTGGTACATCCAGTACGACGAGATCCCGAAGGCGGTCCTCGACGGGATCGTCGCGAAGGACAGCTACAAGCGCGACCAGACCGGCAACTACGTGCTCGACGCGAAGGGCCAGAAGGTGCCGGTCGTGACCGTGCGCTTCCAGGGCATCAACACGACCAGCAACGTCGGCGGCGTCTTCGGCGTCTACACGACCGAGTCGACCTCGTTCGGCACGAACGCCGAGCTCGCGAAGATGACGTCGGACGTCGGGACCCTCGCTCCGGCGCTGGCGACCGGCGTGCGCGACTACACGCTCACGGTGCCGGCCTCGACGACGAGCGTCTCGCTCGACCTCGACCCGGCCGTCGCGAGCGGACTGGTCCGCGTGGACGGCGTGCTGATCGACGACACCGAGCTGCGCACCGTGCGCCTGGCCGCGACGGGGACCACGAACGTCGTGATCACCTCCGCCGCCCAGGACCACACGACGACGGCGACCTACCGCCTGGCGATCGTGAAGGCGACCGCCCCGGCGCTGAAGACCACCGTGACCACGTCGTCGCGCTGCGTCACCGGCAAGGTCGTGCTGACGGTGACCGCTCGGAACGACTCGAGCGTCACGACGGGCCTGACCATCGGCTCGCCGTTCGGATCGAAGGCCTTCACGGGCGTCGCTCCGGGCAAGACGGTGACGCACGCATTCACGACGCGCGCGACGTCGATCGCGGCGGGCTCCGTGACGGTCACGGCGACCGGGACGGTGAACGGCTCGCCCGTCACCGCGGCGACGCCGGCGACCTACACGGCGCGCACCTGCTGA
- a CDS encoding excinuclease ABC subunit UvrA: MPAAGTTPPSSLDRMRVRGARENNLQSVDVDLPRDALVAFTGVSGSGKSSLAFGTLYAEAQRRYFESVAPYARRLIDQVGVPDVDSIEGLPPAVALPQRRSAGSARSTLGSATTLSSVVRMVFSRVGTYPEGAPMLLAEDFSANTVQGACPTCHGIGRVYDVPDELMVPDDSLSIRDGALAAWPTAWHGKQLRDSLISLGHDIDVPWRTLPVDARDWILHTDESPQVPIFTDRSPADVRKAVAAGLEPRYMSTFLGVRRYVLDTFAGSKSARMRERAATFLVSVACGTCHGRKLKPEALAVTFEGHDITELAALPLEELQVLLRRVLEPDWIPAGAAAPAPETRLAAQRLVGDLIARLAPIVDLGLGYLSLDRSTPTLSSGELQRMRLATQVLSRLFGVVFVLDEPSAGLHPADTEALLGILRTLRATGNTVFFVEHSLDVVREADWIVDIGPAAGTGGGSVVYSGELDGLRHVPDSATRRYLFPDADSVAPLRERRRSSQSIELSGVTRNTLRDLAVSFPVGALTAVTGVSGSGKSTLVNQALPDLLRASLHADLAEDTSPEDDRGGADPLLGPAEDVTLGRARGPVERLRRVVQVSQTPIGRTSRSNVATYTGLFDRVRALFAATPEAKRRRYSASRFSFNLPSGRCPVCKGEGTMEVELLFLPTVEAPCSECGGTRYNSETLEVTLDGRSIADVLALSVSAAREVFSAEPEVARHLDALVDVGLGYVALGQPAPELSGGEAQRVKLASELRRAQRGDTLYLLDEPTSGLHPADADRLLTHLQHLVDAGNTVIVVEHDMRIVADADHVIDLGPGAGRAGGTIVATGTPEEVARVEGSRTAPYLRAALEKRGA, translated from the coding sequence ATGCCCGCCGCTGGAACGACGCCCCCCTCCTCCCTCGACCGGATGCGCGTGCGCGGCGCCCGCGAGAACAACCTGCAGAGCGTGGACGTCGACCTCCCGCGCGACGCGCTCGTCGCGTTCACCGGCGTCTCCGGCTCGGGGAAGAGCTCGCTCGCGTTCGGCACTCTCTACGCGGAGGCGCAGCGCCGCTACTTCGAGTCGGTCGCGCCCTACGCCCGCCGGTTGATCGACCAGGTCGGCGTGCCCGATGTCGACTCGATCGAGGGACTCCCGCCGGCCGTCGCGCTGCCGCAGCGCCGCTCCGCCGGCTCGGCCCGCTCCACCCTCGGCAGCGCGACCACCCTCTCGAGCGTGGTCCGCATGGTCTTCTCGCGTGTCGGCACCTACCCCGAGGGCGCCCCGATGCTCCTCGCCGAGGACTTCTCGGCCAACACGGTGCAGGGCGCGTGCCCGACCTGCCACGGCATCGGCCGCGTCTACGACGTGCCCGACGAGCTGATGGTGCCCGACGACTCGCTGAGCATCCGCGACGGCGCCCTCGCCGCGTGGCCCACGGCGTGGCACGGCAAGCAGCTGCGCGACAGCCTCATCTCGCTCGGGCACGACATCGACGTGCCGTGGCGGACGCTGCCCGTCGACGCGCGCGACTGGATCCTGCACACCGACGAGTCGCCGCAGGTCCCGATCTTCACCGACCGCTCGCCGGCCGATGTGCGGAAGGCCGTCGCGGCGGGGCTCGAGCCGCGCTACATGAGCACGTTCCTCGGAGTGCGGCGCTACGTCCTCGACACCTTCGCCGGCTCCAAGAGCGCCCGGATGCGCGAGCGCGCAGCGACGTTCCTGGTCAGCGTCGCCTGCGGCACCTGTCACGGCCGCAAGCTGAAGCCGGAGGCGCTCGCCGTCACCTTCGAGGGTCACGACATCACCGAGCTCGCCGCGCTCCCGCTCGAAGAGCTCCAGGTGCTCCTCCGGCGCGTGCTCGAGCCCGACTGGATCCCCGCCGGTGCCGCCGCCCCCGCCCCCGAGACGCGGCTGGCCGCGCAGCGCCTGGTCGGCGACCTGATCGCCCGCCTCGCTCCGATCGTCGACCTCGGCCTCGGCTACCTCTCCCTCGACCGGTCGACGCCGACCCTCTCCTCCGGCGAGCTGCAGCGGATGCGGCTGGCCACCCAGGTGCTCTCGCGGCTGTTCGGCGTCGTGTTCGTCCTCGACGAGCCGTCGGCGGGGCTCCATCCGGCCGACACGGAGGCGCTGCTCGGCATCCTCCGCACGCTCCGCGCCACAGGCAACACGGTCTTCTTCGTCGAGCACTCCCTCGACGTCGTGCGCGAGGCCGACTGGATCGTCGACATCGGCCCCGCGGCGGGCACCGGGGGCGGCTCCGTCGTCTACTCGGGGGAGCTCGACGGGCTGCGGCACGTCCCCGACTCGGCGACGCGGCGGTACCTCTTCCCGGACGCCGACTCCGTCGCTCCGCTCAGAGAGCGTCGCCGCTCGTCGCAGAGCATCGAGCTGAGCGGAGTGACGCGCAACACCCTCCGCGATCTCGCGGTCTCGTTCCCGGTGGGTGCCCTGACGGCGGTCACCGGGGTGTCCGGATCGGGAAAGTCCACGCTGGTGAACCAGGCGCTCCCGGATCTGCTGCGCGCGAGCCTGCACGCCGACCTCGCCGAGGACACCTCTCCCGAGGACGACCGCGGGGGAGCGGATCCGCTGCTCGGCCCCGCGGAGGACGTCACGCTCGGCCGGGCGCGGGGACCGGTGGAGCGTCTGCGCCGGGTGGTCCAGGTGAGCCAGACGCCCATCGGGCGCACCTCGCGCTCGAACGTCGCCACCTACACCGGTCTGTTCGACCGCGTGCGAGCGCTCTTCGCCGCGACCCCGGAGGCGAAGCGCCGCCGCTACTCCGCGAGCCGCTTCTCGTTCAACCTGCCCAGCGGACGGTGCCCGGTCTGCAAGGGCGAGGGGACCATGGAGGTGGAGCTGCTGTTCCTGCCGACGGTGGAGGCGCCCTGCTCGGAGTGCGGTGGGACGCGGTACAACTCGGAGACGCTGGAGGTGACGCTCGACGGGCGCTCGATCGCCGACGTCCTCGCGCTGAGCGTCTCGGCGGCGCGCGAGGTGTTCTCGGCGGAGCCCGAGGTGGCGCGGCACCTCGATGCGCTGGTGGACGTCGGCCTCGGGTACGTCGCGCTCGGTCAGCCCGCCCCCGAGCTCTCGGGCGGCGAGGCGCAGCGGGTGAAGCTCGCCTCGGAGCTGCGGCGCGCCCAGCGGGGCGACACCCTCTACCTGCTCGACGAGCCCACGTCGGGACTGCATCCGGCCGACGCCGACCGGCTGCTGACGCACCTGCAGCACCTCGTCGACGCGGGCAACACGGTGATCGTCGTCGAGCACGACATGCGGATCGTCGCCGATGCCGACCACGTCATCGACCTCGGTCCGGGCGCGGGGCGAGCCGGCGGGACGATCGTCGCGACGGGTACCCCGGAGGAGGTCGCCCGAGTGGAGGGCAGCCGCACGGCGCCCTACCTCCGGGCGGCTCTGGAGAAGCGCGGGGCCTGA
- a CDS encoding permease, whose amino-acid sequence MTVLTPAPPPPARSRPRPPRMLIGAGLLGAFLLLRVVAPPDAALTDTARDFATLSISIVIESLPFVFLGILLSIAVQLWVPERVLLRVLPRRALPRRIVISLLGVLLPVCECGNVPLARGLVAKGLSVSESVTFLLAAPILNPITIVTTYQAFGWADGILVSRVVGGFVIANLVGWLLSLHPRPTELLTPVFRAVCAAGDAAHGSGATRVRRGLSTLAEETSAMLPALFVGAAIAGLIQVGVSRDLLTTLGADPLWSVLALMVLAFVISVCSNVDAFFVLSFGGTFLPGAIVAFLVFGPMIDIKMLALLRTTFTAGALVRITALVALCAAALGLAVNLAA is encoded by the coding sequence ATGACCGTGCTGACCCCCGCTCCGCCGCCGCCGGCGAGGAGCCGGCCCCGGCCGCCCCGGATGCTGATCGGAGCGGGGCTGCTCGGCGCGTTCCTCCTGCTGCGCGTGGTTGCTCCGCCGGACGCGGCTCTGACCGACACGGCGCGGGACTTCGCGACGCTGTCGATCAGCATCGTGATCGAGTCGCTGCCGTTCGTCTTCCTCGGCATCCTGCTGTCGATCGCCGTGCAGCTCTGGGTCCCGGAGCGCGTGCTGCTGCGGGTCCTGCCCCGGCGCGCGCTGCCGCGGAGGATCGTGATCTCGCTCCTGGGCGTGCTGCTGCCGGTCTGCGAGTGCGGCAACGTGCCGCTCGCACGCGGGCTGGTCGCGAAGGGGCTGAGCGTGTCGGAGTCGGTGACCTTCCTGCTCGCCGCGCCGATCCTGAACCCGATCACCATCGTGACGACGTACCAGGCCTTCGGCTGGGCCGACGGGATCCTCGTCTCGCGAGTGGTCGGCGGTTTCGTCATCGCGAACCTCGTGGGCTGGCTGCTGAGCCTGCATCCGCGCCCGACCGAGCTGCTCACCCCCGTGTTCCGGGCGGTGTGCGCGGCGGGCGACGCCGCGCACGGCTCGGGAGCGACCCGGGTGCGCCGAGGGCTCTCGACGCTGGCGGAGGAGACCAGCGCGATGCTCCCCGCGCTGTTCGTGGGAGCCGCGATCGCGGGGCTGATCCAGGTCGGCGTCTCGCGCGACCTCCTCACGACGCTGGGCGCGGATCCGCTCTGGTCGGTGCTCGCTCTGATGGTGCTCGCCTTCGTGATCTCGGTCTGCTCGAACGTCGACGCGTTCTTCGTGCTCTCCTTCGGCGGCACGTTCCTGCCCGGGGCGATCGTGGCGTTCCTCGTCTTCGGGCCGATGATCGACATCAAGATGCTGGCGCTGCTGCGCACGACGTTCACGGCGGGGGCGCTGGTGCGGATCACCGCACTCGTGGCGCTGTGCGCCGCGGCACTCGGCCTGGCGGTGAACCTTGCCGCGTGA
- a CDS encoding TIGR03943 family putative permease subunit, giving the protein MVLSLIALAATLWLAATGRLGLYIHPRYFVFTTVLAVIAAVLVVVATAVVRAEPHTHAHDGGDEGAHERTGRSALVAIGGSAIVLGALVALLVLPPATLTTATASARQMNTGAIEASEPTGEYADYTVKDWAALLAQGEPEQFFAGRSATVSGFVTPDEDDPENVFYVARFVVTCCAVDAQPVGVPVHRPGWQQEYEVDSWLEVSGGFATNPSATSAESIVLDPDVLTPIAEPAMPYVY; this is encoded by the coding sequence GTGGTCCTCAGCCTGATCGCGCTCGCGGCGACCCTGTGGCTGGCCGCGACCGGTCGGCTCGGCCTCTACATCCATCCGCGGTACTTCGTCTTCACGACCGTGCTCGCGGTGATCGCGGCGGTGCTGGTGGTGGTGGCCACGGCGGTCGTGCGAGCGGAGCCGCACACGCACGCGCACGACGGAGGGGACGAGGGCGCGCACGAGCGCACGGGCCGCTCCGCCCTCGTCGCGATCGGCGGGTCCGCGATCGTCCTCGGCGCGCTCGTGGCCCTGCTCGTGCTGCCGCCTGCGACGCTCACCACCGCCACGGCGAGCGCCCGCCAGATGAACACCGGCGCGATCGAGGCGTCGGAGCCGACCGGCGAGTACGCCGACTACACGGTGAAGGACTGGGCGGCGCTGCTGGCGCAGGGCGAGCCGGAGCAGTTCTTCGCGGGCCGCTCCGCGACGGTGAGCGGCTTCGTCACTCCCGACGAAGACGACCCCGAGAACGTGTTTTACGTCGCACGGTTCGTGGTCACCTGCTGTGCGGTCGATGCCCAGCCGGTGGGCGTACCGGTGCACCGGCCGGGCTGGCAGCAGGAGTACGAGGTCGACTCCTGGCTCGAGGTCTCGGGCGGATTCGCGACGAACCCGAGCGCGACCAGCGCCGAGTCGATCGTGCTGGATCCCGACGTCCTCACTCCGATCGCGGAACCGGCGATGCCCTATGTCTACTGA